Proteins encoded within one genomic window of candidate division TA06 bacterium:
- a CDS encoding branched-chain amino acid transaminase has translation MALAKSKFIWMNGKFVRWDDAKIHILSHVIHYGSSVFEGIRCYETPKGPAVFRLKEHMDRLFNSAKIYRMEIPYTKQKVTRVCLETIEKNEMKECYIRPVVYRGYRELGVNPFNCPVDVTVAVWKWGKYLGPGALTDGVDVMVSSWNRMAPNTFPAMAKAGGNYLNSQLVKMEALKYGFTEGIVLDIFGFVSEGSGENIFVVKDGALYTPPLGATILPGITRDAVIRIAEHLKIKVIQDMFLREFLYIADEVFFTGSAAEITPIRSIDKNTIGKGKRGPITKALQDSLLGIMTGKMRDRWGWLTYVK, from the coding sequence ATGGCCCTGGCGAAATCCAAATTCATCTGGATGAATGGTAAGTTTGTCAGGTGGGATGACGCCAAAATCCACATCCTCTCTCATGTCATACATTATGGGTCAAGCGTGTTCGAGGGTATCCGCTGCTACGAGACACCCAAAGGACCGGCAGTGTTCAGACTGAAAGAGCACATGGACCGCCTTTTCAATTCGGCAAAAATATACCGGATGGAGATACCCTATACCAAACAAAAGGTGACTAGAGTCTGTCTGGAAACGATAGAGAAGAATGAGATGAAGGAATGCTACATAAGGCCCGTGGTGTACAGAGGGTATCGTGAACTGGGCGTAAACCCCTTCAACTGCCCCGTTGATGTCACCGTAGCAGTATGGAAATGGGGAAAGTATCTAGGCCCTGGTGCTCTCACTGACGGAGTCGATGTAATGGTCTCCTCCTGGAATCGAATGGCCCCGAACACGTTCCCGGCGATGGCCAAGGCTGGAGGGAACTATTTGAACTCCCAACTGGTGAAAATGGAGGCTCTCAAGTATGGTTTTACGGAGGGCATCGTTCTGGACATCTTCGGATTTGTGAGCGAAGGAAGCGGCGAGAACATTTTCGTGGTAAAGGACGGCGCTCTATACACACCGCCGCTGGGAGCCACCATTTTGCCTGGAATCACAAGAGATGCGGTTATCAGAATAGCAGAGCATTTGAAGATTAAGGTCATTCAAGACATGTTTCTAAGAGAATTTCTGTACATTGCAGATGAAGTTTTCTTCACAGGTAGCGCCGCAGAGATCACACCCATCCGTTCGATCGACAAGAATACTATAGGGAAAGGGAAGAGGGGTCCTATCACCAAGGCCCTCCAGGATTCTCTACTAGGCATAATGACTGGAAAGATGAGAGATAGGTGGGGCTGGCTCACCTATGTTAAGTAG
- a CDS encoding 3-hydroxybutyryl-CoA dehydrogenase: protein MQINKIGVVGAGTMGNGIAHVCALSGFDVVLIDMSQEILDRATEKMKKNMGRQVKKEKISQADMDAALKRITNATALEALKDADLVVEAVVEDLKTKKEIFQKLDAICKKDCILSSNTSSISIGDIAQATKRPEKVMGMHFMNPVPMMVLVELVKGKSTSEETINAAREIAEKLGKTPVLVNDSPGFVANRILMPMINEAVWCLNEGVAKAEDVDAVMKLGMNHPMGPLALADLIGLDVCKSILDVMYEGFSDKKYAPCPLLSKKVEEGNLGRKTGKGFYEYGK from the coding sequence ATGCAGATAAACAAGATTGGTGTTGTTGGCGCGGGAACGATGGGAAATGGAATAGCCCATGTCTGCGCCCTCTCAGGGTTTGACGTGGTTCTGATTGACATGAGCCAGGAGATTCTTGATAGGGCAACAGAAAAGATGAAAAAGAACATGGGCCGCCAGGTAAAGAAGGAGAAGATTTCACAAGCCGATATGGATGCTGCTCTTAAAAGAATAACAAATGCAACAGCACTGGAAGCTCTCAAGGATGCGGACCTGGTTGTGGAAGCGGTCGTGGAAGACCTGAAGACCAAGAAAGAGATCTTTCAAAAACTGGATGCCATATGTAAGAAAGACTGCATACTCTCTTCAAACACCTCGTCCATTTCTATCGGTGACATAGCACAAGCAACGAAGCGTCCGGAAAAGGTTATGGGGATGCACTTCATGAACCCTGTGCCCATGATGGTCCTGGTCGAACTGGTGAAGGGGAAATCCACAAGTGAAGAGACTATCAATGCTGCGCGCGAAATCGCAGAGAAACTGGGCAAAACTCCCGTTCTTGTCAATGACTCACCAGGTTTCGTGGCAAACCGCATATTGATGCCCATGATAAACGAAGCCGTTTGGTGTCTGAACGAAGGGGTGGCAAAAGCAGAAGACGTGGACGCTGTGATGAAGCTGGGAATGAATCACCCCATGGGTCCGCTTGCTCTCGCCGACCTGATAGGTCTGGATGTCTGCAAAAGTATTCTTGATGTGATGTATGAAGGCTTCAGCGATAAGAAGTATGCGCCCTGCCCCCTGCTGTCTAAGAAGGTCGAGGAAGGAAATCTAGGAAGGAAAACGGGTAAGGGCTTCTACGAGTACGGTAAATAA